One Brassica oleracea var. oleracea cultivar TO1000 chromosome C7, BOL, whole genome shotgun sequence genomic window carries:
- the LOC106301782 gene encoding protein SLOW GREEN 1, chloroplastic isoform X1, whose protein sequence is MSSIGVSALSSPAKFHRRREKAQTFTPTHFLNPNGFQSPWRKSRPFAPKLSQSLNFASPSPHLPLIRSSTSPSSKDFVQILARKAAIFIVGSFVFLGLCSSKPALSLPTATASSQSELEDEEMFEKVLESEPENMEAMKAVLYKKMRRGKPEDAVKYVEKLIKLEPREVEWKLLEALCYETMGQLSKAKRLFKDILRDNPLLIRALHGLAMVMHKSHDSSVFDMLSEAMEVARQGNRVTEERNIQVLIGQMHIVKGQFEEALKIFQQMVNDNARDFRPYLCQGIVYSLMDKKEEADQQFEIYWSLVPEEFPQKGFLDDVALAAQAKSRERLQNTFKAKFTHGK, encoded by the exons TCTTCTCCGGCTAAATTTCACCGCCGCCGGGAAAAAGCACAGACTTTTACTCCGACCCACTTCCTTAATCCAAATGGGTTTCAATCTCCGTGGAGAAAGTCTCGACCTTTCGCTCCCAAACTCTCCCAATCCCTCAATTTCGCTTCCCCCTCTCCACATCTCCCTCTCATACGCTCCTCGACGTCTCCTTCTTCCAAGGACTTCGTTCAGATTCTAGCGAGAAAAGCTGCGATCTTTATCGTCGGGTCGTTTGTCTTCCTAGGGCTCTGTTCTTCGAAGCCTGCTTTATCGCTGCCCACTGCGACTGCGAGCTCTCAATCGGAGCTAGAGGACGAGGAAATGTTCGAGAAGGTTCTGGAGAGCGAGCCGGAGAACATGGAGGCGATGAAGGCTGTTTTGTATAAGAAGATGAGGAGAGGGAAACCTGAAGACGCCGTCAAGTACGTTGAGAAGCTGATTAAGTTAGAGCCTCGTGAAGTTGAGTGGAAGCTTCTAGAAGCGCTTTGCTATGAGACGATGGGGCAGTTGAGTAAAGCCAAGAGATTGTTTAAGGATATTCTCAGAGATAACCCTCTTCTGATCAGAGCTTTGCAC GGTCTAGCTATGGTAATGCACAAGTCTCATGACTCCTCTGTATTTGATATGCTGAGTGAAGCTATGGAAGTTGCTCGACAAGGAAACCGAGTGACCGAGGAGAGAAACATTCAAGTCTTGATCGGCCAAATGCATATTGTGAAG GGTCAATTTGAAGAAGCTCTAAAGATATTTCAACAGATGGTGAATGATAACGCTCGAGATTTTCGACCGTATCTTTGCCAG GGGATAGTGTATAGCTTAATGGATAAAAAGGAGGAAGCAGATCAACAGTTTGAGATCTATTGGAGTCTTGTACCTGAAGAATTCCCACAAAAGGGGTTTCTTGACGATGTTGCGTTGGCTGCTCAAGCCAAATCCCGAGAACGACTTCAGAACACTTTCAAAGCTAAGTTTACTCACGGGAAGTAA
- the LOC106301782 gene encoding protein SLOW GREEN 1, chloroplastic isoform X2, with product MSSIGVSALSSPAKFHRRREKAQTFTPTHFLNPNGFQSPWRKSRPFAPKLSQSLNFASPSPHLPLIRSSTSPSSKDFVQILARKAAIFIVGSFVFLGLCSSKPALSLPTATASSQSELEDEEMFEKVLESEPENMEAMKAVLYKKMRRGKPEDAVKYVEKLIKLEPREVEWKLLEALCYETMGQLSKAKRLFKDILRDNPLLIRALHGLAMVMHKSHDSSVFDMLSEAMEVARQGNRVTEERNIQVLIGQMHIVKGQFEEALKIFQQMVNDNARDFRPYLCQRKLLVIFFRG from the exons TCTTCTCCGGCTAAATTTCACCGCCGCCGGGAAAAAGCACAGACTTTTACTCCGACCCACTTCCTTAATCCAAATGGGTTTCAATCTCCGTGGAGAAAGTCTCGACCTTTCGCTCCCAAACTCTCCCAATCCCTCAATTTCGCTTCCCCCTCTCCACATCTCCCTCTCATACGCTCCTCGACGTCTCCTTCTTCCAAGGACTTCGTTCAGATTCTAGCGAGAAAAGCTGCGATCTTTATCGTCGGGTCGTTTGTCTTCCTAGGGCTCTGTTCTTCGAAGCCTGCTTTATCGCTGCCCACTGCGACTGCGAGCTCTCAATCGGAGCTAGAGGACGAGGAAATGTTCGAGAAGGTTCTGGAGAGCGAGCCGGAGAACATGGAGGCGATGAAGGCTGTTTTGTATAAGAAGATGAGGAGAGGGAAACCTGAAGACGCCGTCAAGTACGTTGAGAAGCTGATTAAGTTAGAGCCTCGTGAAGTTGAGTGGAAGCTTCTAGAAGCGCTTTGCTATGAGACGATGGGGCAGTTGAGTAAAGCCAAGAGATTGTTTAAGGATATTCTCAGAGATAACCCTCTTCTGATCAGAGCTTTGCAC GGTCTAGCTATGGTAATGCACAAGTCTCATGACTCCTCTGTATTTGATATGCTGAGTGAAGCTATGGAAGTTGCTCGACAAGGAAACCGAGTGACCGAGGAGAGAAACATTCAAGTCTTGATCGGCCAAATGCATATTGTGAAG GGTCAATTTGAAGAAGCTCTAAAGATATTTCAACAGATGGTGAATGATAACGCTCGAGATTTTCGACCGTATCTTTGCCAG AGGAAGTTGCTGGTAATTTTTTTCAGGGGATAG